The Ostrea edulis chromosome 1, xbOstEdul1.1, whole genome shotgun sequence genomic sequence GGGTCTTGTatcagtggcagatttaaggggatgggcgcagccggcgccccctaaaattttcaaatttaaggtaaatcgtggtctctttagaaaaatgtaaacgatagaaGAACTAATTTCATCCACTCTCGAaaatataaatgacaaaatctttttaattgaattaattctattgggagaacttacattttttccaaaaccccttaaaatttgcgtcattttattaatttcactttattaaaaatgatagaaaacagtaaaaatgactacacaGGAGACATATAAAATGTATGAGCTTCCGGGGTGGGTGGGTCCCAGGGCCccaccctggacccactggggacctcaaggcggcccccagcctcataaagttgcgccttctaaccgcaattcctggatccgcccctgtgtaTGGAAAAAAACCGTCTGATATCCTCTTGGGAAACCCTGTTACCAACTTTTCAGTAAATCCATCTGTACCTATGAAGTTGGTCACACTACTCTAAAGTTTCCTCAATGAAAAGGGCAACATCgcaaaaatattaattagatTTGTATTTCCGTTGGAAAAGGCACAAAGTTGCAGAAATCCTTTAAATAGTTTTTTTCATTAATAATATTGCAGTACTTGTGAGCTAAAGCAACAGCTATTTCGGAATAGCACAGTCTCTTCTCAAAATATCgtttaactacatgtagttccTCTCGCTTTTCCATTATCACCAAGGTCAAATCGATTTAAATTGTCTATACGataatacaagaggcccacataccttatcggtcacctgagtactagttaaaagtatcactatagtctcaagggctataaaatctagaaatgatttcctgttctgaatatctataagctcaattctaatattcagcaacagtacaTTATCAAACAACTTgtgttcttttaaaatcttcaatgccctcaaaagtgcataaacagatgaaaggctttacataatatataccggtaatatatatcaacattaaacgatatgactaatttggacccaaactacagtcaaaaccctggggttgcaaaattaaccttattttgtacatccttttctgctattcttaaacatgcatttagattttatactgtatcaccaaacttaaagaagtccttcgaATCTTtaagacaataatcattataataattttgtaaccaccctgaaaccaaacccttaccccatggaataatgaaatttacaatttctgtaaAGAACTACCTACTCGTTTtagatatccatttagttttaatttagtatcaacagcactaaagaagatgttatataagtgttttacacataaacgctatataccaagtttggcctcaccctggggtcaaaactcctacccaggggatcatgaaaattgcaattttggtaggccttcctgctctacatcactatgcatttagtaattcttacatatatgtggtgttagagaagaagattgttgaaaattattcaattttgtGGCAGTTTTTGCTCTGTCCTTCAGGCTCAAGGGGTgtaagagtcctgaaatttactatttatgtcccctttgtcccaaagatgcttcataccgaatttgaaaggaattggaatgatcatacttatcaagaagttaaaaatgttcaattgttaacgaaCGATGacagacgacaaccaattgcaatgtCACCCGAGACCTAAAAATCGTataaacgactttttaaatcgtagaaacgactttctaaatcgtagaaacgacttcttaaatcgtttctacgatttccTAAATCGTaaaaacgactttctaaatcgtagaaacgactttttaaatcgtttctacgatttgataaatcgtagaaacgactttttaaatcgtagaaacggttttctaaatcgtagaaacgactttctaaatcgtagaaacgactttctaaatcgtagaaacgactttttaaatcgtagaaacgactttttaaatcgtttctacgatttaataaatcgtagaaacgatttatttttatttcttctgCTAGGTAAATTGGCACGAATACGCCGTCGTAATCCCGAAAAcgttagaataaaaaaaatcggacaGGGTTACAATACTGCACGCACAGCTACGAcctcacaaaaaaaaaaagaagaggaaaTACTTATTCGAGAAAGCAACATTACTTTCGAGATTTCCCAATAACCCTTACTTACGAGGTtcctttttcaaattaaataagGAATATTACAAGCTGCGGAAACGTAAAAAGCGTGAATTCAGGCAGGGTATTCTAGATAAACTAGATCAAAGAATGAAACTAATCCAAAagaaaatattggaaattaGTCAAATTTCTTCGTGATAATGAAGGGAAATCTTTAAGATAATTTAGAGAAGTCTATTGATGGGGACACAGGGTTTGACTAGTGGCGGATTTGGAGGGGGgtgcagccccccccccccccccccctaaaaatttcaaatttaaggtaaatcgcggtatcatgtttcggaaaatgtactaaacgataaaagaagcaataattttttccactcccggagaaatacaTGACAAAATTCTTTGATATCtagaattactttattgggagaacttattttttttcccaaaaaaacccttaaaatttgggtcattttattaatttcaccttcttaaaatgatagaaaatagtacaaatgacttaataggagaaatatttcaagccccattaaaactgtaaaatccagggaacttccgggggctttgccccctggacacccaccagggcttcgccctggacccactgcttcataaagtggcgctccccgtaaccacaattcctggatccgcccctgttgaCTATTTTACTTTTCTATTTAAATTACCAGATCATTACAAGAACAGagttaaatatatacatgtacctatgtgATCATTGATGTGGACGGTAACAAAGCTGGATGGAATTTTTTGGTTACATTTCCAAGTATAGATTCCTTACTGAAAATCGGACTAGAAAGATTCCATTACAGTGTAACTGTGTTTTTGACCTACTTAGAAAATGAACGAATCGCCGTGTTCTTTCTAATGTTCGCGACTATAACCATTATAACCATGTGTCTTTGTGTGCACACAGTCCTGTtttaccaccccccccccttctgttTTCCCACTGCACTGGACTAGTTTCAGCCACACGCTACCTGACGTTTggacccacccacccccccaccccctcctttATGTACAAAACAAAACTATGGAGAAATATCTATTCTTGTAAATTCTTAAATTCTACCTAGTTTTTCAAACCCTATGATACCTTGCGTCACAACCAGTACTCTTTACTTATCCGCTATTATCGGGATCGAAAATCTTATAATAGTCACAATCAAAAATAGATAGGAACATGTAACTTTAACGTTATGTAATATAGACACTATATGCACTGGCTACATGCTACAGTATTGAGTATAGGCATCATAATGTGATCAAAACGCACGTCGGAGAAAACGCTGATTCAGTGTAGTGTGACACTATCTAATTGTATTAAAAGGTAAGTAAATTGCCCATATGACATGTTTAATAATATAATAGGCCTAGAAAACGTAGTGCATGATAATACTAATTCTTCCTCGTTGAGAAGTTGGCAGACATGTCCATTTCTGTGAGAGAATAGTTAATGATACGATTTTAGCAAGCTGAATTCAGTAAGACTTCTGTAGAAGCATGTCAAATTAAAATCCTAAAGATGACTACCGCTGTCAGTAGTAGTATAATAGGGCTCTATAAAGATTCCGGATACAACGTGCATTGAAATATGCCGACCTTGGGCTCACTGGTCTCGTGACAATTCGATTCACGCGTGTGACTtgtaacaaaacgaataaactATGTCTATTCTCAATTCAGGAAAGACTTATCggtaataaatttcataatttttaatgttttctccTCAGGCTTCTAGATACTCCTACAAACTGTAAGTACAATACATTGTATTAGGCTAATTAATGTAATTGCATGTTTAAGATAACTTTGATGAAGTATATATTAAAGTTCATGAAATCACAAGGATGTGTTCatgttttgattatttaaaTCACTGGAAAATGAACACAAActgaaaacaaacaattaaTTAAGGATTTTATTAGTCAAGCTATTGTTTTTGATATGGGACCTCTGTGGCCAAAGCCCATAGAAGCTCTGGGTCTATTCATTGATAGGGAAAGCCCTGCATTCTAATAATTCCAGAGGCATTTCTCCTTTtagttttaaacatgttaatttaaaaaaaaaaatcttgatgtCAGATGAATTCAATCTGAATTACTTATTTTATCAACTTTTTTGAATGAGAAAAATCTCAAATTCAATAGTGCTTTAGCATTAGTTTTCAATTGGATgtcccacccccccccccccccccccccctcccccgtccTCTCTGAAACTACAGATatgaaaagtatttttttaaaaatgaaactgtatttatcaagatgtaGGGGAAATTAGTGTCAGAAGCAGGTCTTTTTACCATACAGCCGATTCCCTACCTCTAATATGCAGGTTTTTTTATGTGAAAAAAGGTGCTGAGGCATCATCAGTTTCTTCTTTTCATAATTTCAGGCCATGGTGGAATTTGGGAGGAACATCTGATAGTGGTTTCGTGTATGCCATGGCCAAAAAAGCCAGACCTCAGGAACCAGTTCTGCTAGATGCCGCAGAGGCATCAGAGGACGAATCCAAACCTTTGTATTCTGCACCTGACTCTTATCGAGTAAGTATGACTATtgcagatatacatgtataatcaaaaCTTTTTAACACTGTGTTGTTCAGTTTTATCACAAACAAATTTCATCATATTTTCCATCTCATTTCAGGGTCTTTCATATGCCCCAAATGTCGCCTATATAAGAAATCCACCAAAAAACTTTCGAGCAGCAGCCATTCTTAGTGCCATTATTTGCTTCTTTCCACTGGGACTATTTGCTGTCTATTGTTCATTCAGAGTAAGTAACAAGTTCTTTATTGAATAAAAGTGCGTTAGGAACATGACAGCGACAGGGTGTGGTCACACCAATATTTCATGGCAATAATGGGGGGGGTCAATGTTTTGCATTGTGAACATTTAATATTCTTGGATTATTTTCTAACTAGCTGTGTGTGTGCAGTGTGTATTGTGTATGATCCCCTTGGTAAATTTACGTCAAATATAGGCCTACCTTTCCCAATGAATGTATAGTGTGTGGCAGCATGGCAAAACTTTTATCATTATGGAGAGCAGGTTGTGTAACACACGTCCGAGTCAATTTGTTCCTGCCGTTCTTCATTCAGATTTTATACTCATTTTACTTTGAACCCATATTATGACCTTACCTATTACCTAAGCTAAACGGGTCATGATTCATcctgaatccacacaacatagGATTGCCCAATATTCATGCATAATGAAAAATTTCATCCCGGATTCTAGCCCCACCCCTAACCCCATGGTTcataattgggaaaaaaaaaagaaattcaaaagtTTCCCCATACAttctcatataaaactttgaatcaGTATTGTGTTCCAAACCTAACCCCAGGGTATTGGtttgaagaaatttgaatctgcactacctgaggatgcttgtatATTGATGACTAATCCTGGCCCTGCTGCTCTTGAGATGTATCTTATTCACTCCACCCTTCCTACCATGGTTatggtttgaacaaacctgaatctgcactacctggggatacTTGCATATGAATATGACTTGTCAAGGCCATGctgttcttgggaagattttagaaaattttTATCCTCCCCTCTAAATGTTtaatcagaaattgatcacaaatgttccttTACACAAGTACTTGTGGACCAAGGTCTCTCAGGGATTTTGGAAAGATCACACAGAATTAACATATAAGTTTCTTATTCCAACAGTGTTTGAGATAAAAGTTCCCATTTccaaaacctttcatcagaaattgatcatgattgatcacaaatattcttTAGGACAGGGGACTTTTggaaaggtcaatgtcactcagaacatataatACCTCATGCAAGGATTGTaatgtatcttgtttaacgtctctctctcttgagaatttttcactcatggagacatcaccaagactggtgaagggcttcaaatttaggcctttgcttggtgcttacggccattgagcaatgagggttctttagcgtgccacacctgctgcaacACGGGACAAtagtttttaaggtcatctacctgttttaatgactaaGGTCTGTTgtggccgggattcaaacctcagccttccgcatgcggggcgaaggCTCCaacctctagaccactgcgGCAGTACTTATGCAAGGAAAAAGTTCATTAAACAGGttttgatcatatatcacacaaatatgTAACAGGCAAATGGCTTttagacaaaggtcactcaaggtcattttgttaaggtcaaggtgactcagcatataccttatatattgataaaaagttTCATTCTAACAGCAATTGATCATTCTgcaagtagttcattggttagatgcagttaGGGGAgcattcatttacatgtatactgatattcttattttcctttatatcaCCATGTAAAACGCCAATTCCCTAATGTGGTTCCACCCTACagttgggggggtgggggggttaattttcaatgaaaaggtgaagataacaaatagtgatcaatctattaactcctataaggaatacaaaattaaaagtttggcAAACACTGATCAATTCTGAATTGCCCAGAAGTCAAGCATCCcatcaaccggtcacacccaccgtgatctctatatcttgatcaggtgaacggagtaatccatattCATAAgagtgtaaagaatggcctagcaattggtatgaaacacatcagacagcatttgatcctaTGATAGCCTGctttggcaaactagattgttataacaaccatagaatttgtgaaaagttgactttaaacgagactatggaaactcctgcaccatcaacttgtgtcagtagcctgcctcgacatataaactgaccataagcagaacaagctcttgcatatcaaatcagttgaaagacataaacaccatatccaggCGATTATAGAAAGTTGATAATGaaaaagctgaagtcatcccgtttgtcataaagttgagttgtcagtctACCGttaacatctacatgtatattcaataatctaggtacgaaacagatgtggaagaatctgtggtgtcttttatttcaagttcaccgagatatatcaaattgacatatgaattcgattattgttaatagataaaacgtcgtcaatatatcaatgttgagttgaagaccacgagattttttcttctcaagtagaattcccgtggggatccgggttagaataggtcctcagtaccccttgcttgtcgtatttGACAACTAAATGTGGTGATCCTTctgatgagactgcaaaaaccgaggccccatatcacagcaggtgtggcgcgataaagatccctccctgctcaaagactgtaagcaccgggcataggtctaaatttggcCGCCcatcaccagcaatggtgacgtctccatatgagtgaaaaattctcaatatggacgttaaacaatataaaatcaatcaatctcttgTAGAAGGTTTTAATCAAATTTTGCCTCATAAGAAagtaaaaacaggtcagctaataaaggagcacaattagtACCCATTGGAATTCAAACAGACTGTTAAAGATCTGATCACTGaagactacaaagatattgtcaatgagaaactccagcattttttttaaacatcaacATCAGAGTACTCGTGTGTAGAATCGAGAGTGCTATTTAACAATTGAAAgtaattacaaatgtatttgaatgactgatcactagatatgaatatttcctttcacttttgttgaagaagcaactgtctgagatgtcaaaaggtctagtctttaattcattgtgtgtgtgtaaagtgttgaaaagttgtgttttgatgttgttgatatACGAAAATCCAAATTCTTTAAGGAAGCGTTCATACAAGTTTAATGATCTACGATTTTGATCccatggggctttaatgaatagtTGAAGGTAAGTTAATTGGACACGAGAGTGGGAAAATTTGTTATGTCTATGAATTTTTGGATATTTAGCAATGCAAGGATAAAACACCTGGACACTAtgcagacccccccccccccctccccggaAAAAACTGgcaccgtaaatcgaaggttttttataaggggtggatctgtagctctctggtgtGTCACAATCCTCTTCTCTACCCCAAatagctacagttctgcagcaaTAACTTGCCTAGATGTACTAGTACATCTGCTTTCATCCACAGTGTCTATCGCTTTTATCAAATTTTCACACCAATCCCCAAAATCATAACAAgtgtggtacatgtacttaacaTGGGTGGATCCAGGGTTTCGGTGTAGGGTCTAGGATGCAGTGAGTCAGGGCGTTACCAGGCTCCCAGTGGAGTGGGTCTTTCGCCCAGGACGGGTTTTACTATATTTTGATAACGAAATCTAGCGTAAAACCAATAGTATTTTTCGTGTGTCCCCATCTCTTTAcccagggatgtgactgaattcctcagaaatcagaggaaaactggtcaaaaagggaggaaatcacctcaccctacctggaaaaatatcattttctgccactttagatcaaatccagagtgtttcatttttttgaaaattgagcaaatcagaggatttcctatcaaacatatggactctaaagtgttatcctttccacctacagtcaccatatcaaacatatggactacccatgggatgaagatgttccctatcgattttggggtcaaaaggtcatgcgcactggacatcgaagtagcaatatggttcggtttgtcatgccatttgttttttacactcagaaaagaggta encodes the following:
- the LOC125663982 gene encoding uncharacterized protein LOC125663982 isoform X1, with protein sequence MFSPQASRYSYKLPWWNLGGTSDSGFVYAMAKKARPQEPVLLDAAEASEDESKPLYSAPDSYRGLSYAPNVAYIRNPPKNFRAAAILSAIICFFPLGLFAVYCSFRVDKLYRRGDLSGSTIASDRTRFLINMTLLLGSLLWFGGIIGVILFANRLG
- the LOC125663982 gene encoding uncharacterized protein LOC125663982 isoform X2: MAKKARPQEPVLLDAAEASEDESKPLYSAPDSYRGLSYAPNVAYIRNPPKNFRAAAILSAIICFFPLGLFAVYCSFRVDKLYRRGDLSGSTIASDRTRFLINMTLLLGSLLWFGGIIGVILFANRLG